The nucleotide window CATCACCACGGCAGAACCGTTGTGAAGCCGGTGTTCGATTTATTCGATTCACTTTGTTGAGGCTTGAGCCGTATGCGGGGAAACCCGCACGTACGGTTCTTAGGGGGGAGTGTCACCAGCGATGGTATACTCCTACCCTCCCGAGGAGCGTTGCAACGGATGGAGGCCTGCGAAGCACATCGCGCGGCCGGCGGCACAGCCGCCCCATGCCATCCGCCAGGCTCGGACTGTCTTCAACGGCGCTCGCTGATCCGTGGTTTCGCACGGAGGCGAGTCGACCTATCCGCGTGCTCCGCATGTGCCCTTGCGCCATGCCTCGGCCGCCAGATTCCCATACTCGTCACCTGCATGCCACTCTTCACCGGGAGTGAAACATGAACGCTGTGACCGACCTGAAGCAAGACTATCTCGTCGCCGACATCAACCTGGCCGGCTGGGGCCGCAAGGAAATCGCCATCGCCGAGACCGAGATGCCCGGCCTGATGGCGATCCGCGACGAGTTCGCCGCCGCGCAGCCGCTCAAGGGCGCGCGCATCGCCGGCTCGCTGCACATGACGATCCAGACCGCCGTGCTGATCGAGACGCTCAAGGCGCTGGGCGCCGACGTGCGCTGGGCCTCGTGCAATATCTTTTCGACGCAGGACCACGCCGCCGCCGCGATCGCCGCGGGCGGCACGCCGGTGTTCGCGTTCAAGGGCGAGTCGCTGAAGGAATACTGGGACTTCACCCACCGCATCTTCGACTGGGCCGATGGCGGCACGCCGAACATGATCCTCGACGACGGCGGCGACGCCACGCTGCTGCTGCACCTGGGCGCGCGTGCCGAGAAGGACGAGTCCGTCATCGCCAAGGCCACCAGCGAGGAAGAAACCTACCTGTTCGCCGCGATCAAGGAAAAGCTGGCCAAGGACCCGGGCTGGTACAGCCGCAACCTGGCAGCGATCCGCGGCGTGACCGAGGAAACCACCACCGGCGTGCACCGCCTGTACCAGATGGCGCAGAAGGGCGAGCTGCGCTTCCCGGCGATCAACGTCAACGACTCGGTCACCAAGAGCAAGTTCGACAACCTGTACGGCTGCCGCGAATCGCTGGTCGACGGCATCAAGCGCGCCACCGACGTGATGATCGCCGGCAAGGTCGCCGTGGTCGCCGGCTACGGCGACGTGGGCAAGGGCAGCGCGCAGGCGCTGCGCGCCCTGTCGGCGCAGGTGTGGGTCACCGAGATCGACCCGATCTGCGCGCTGCAGGCGGCGATGGAAGGCTACCGCGTGGTGACCATGGACTATGCCGCCGAGCATGGCGATATCTTCGTCACCTGCACCGGCAACTACCACGTCATCACCCATGAGCACATGGCGAAGATGAAGGACCAGGCCATCGTCTGCAATATCGGCCACTTCGACAACGAGATCGACATCGCCTCGATCGAGAAGTACGAGTGGGACGAGATCAAGCCGCAGGTCGACCACGTCAAGTTCCCCGACGGCAAGAAGCTGATCATCCTGGCCAAGGGCCGCCTGGTGAACCTGGGCTGCGCCACCGGCCACCCGTCGTACGTGATGAGCAGCTCGTTCGCCAACCAGACCATCGCGCAGATCGAGCTCTGGCAGGAACGCGACAGCGGCAAGTACCCGGTCGGCGTCTACACGCTGCCCAAGCACCTGGACGAGAAGGTCGCGCGCCTGC belongs to Cupriavidus taiwanensis and includes:
- the ahcY gene encoding adenosylhomocysteinase, encoding MNAVTDLKQDYLVADINLAGWGRKEIAIAETEMPGLMAIRDEFAAAQPLKGARIAGSLHMTIQTAVLIETLKALGADVRWASCNIFSTQDHAAAAIAAGGTPVFAFKGESLKEYWDFTHRIFDWADGGTPNMILDDGGDATLLLHLGARAEKDESVIAKATSEEETYLFAAIKEKLAKDPGWYSRNLAAIRGVTEETTTGVHRLYQMAQKGELRFPAINVNDSVTKSKFDNLYGCRESLVDGIKRATDVMIAGKVAVVAGYGDVGKGSAQALRALSAQVWVTEIDPICALQAAMEGYRVVTMDYAAEHGDIFVTCTGNYHVITHEHMAKMKDQAIVCNIGHFDNEIDIASIEKYEWDEIKPQVDHVKFPDGKKLIILAKGRLVNLGCATGHPSYVMSSSFANQTIAQIELWQERDSGKYPVGVYTLPKHLDEKVARLQLRKLNAQLTELTDQQAAYIGVKKEGPYKADHYRY